The genomic stretch CAAAAGTCCCGCCAAGTCCATTCCTTCGGAACTGGACAGGCAACGGCGTAAGTTCGCCTCTCGTTACCTGCAAGCATAAAAAACCAAACCGTAAATTCAAGAAACTAATGAAATCAAAAAGTTTATTTTCTTTTATTGTAACACTTTTCCTTATTTATGGATGTTCGTCTAACAGACAAGCAGATGGAAAATCAAATATTTTGGCTAAGAACGACATAAATATACGGGGCGACTTCCAAAATTATTTTGACAGTTGTGGAGTTGATGGCTCAATAGCTATTTATGACGTAGAAGGTCAAAAATGGATTGTATCAGACACGGTTGGAATAGAGATTGAAACGCTTCCAGCTTCTACATTCAAGATTATAAATTTATTGATTGCCCTTGAAACTAATACAATCAAAGATGAAAACGAAATAGTTAAATGGGTCGGAAGTACAGATACAATTAAATATGGGTACAGACCTGAGATTTATCACGATATGCCAGTTAAAGAAGCTTTTGAATCATCAGCAGGTTGGGTTTTTGTTGAACTTGCAAAGAAAATTGGAAAGGATACTTACAAAAAATACCTAACTGAGAGCAAGTATGGGAACAATAATTTGTCTCAAACAGAAGCCGATTTTTGGAATTTTGGAAACTTTGGAATTTCACCTAAAAATCAGGTTGAATTTCTAAAATCTTTATATGAAGAAAAACTTCCCTTTTCTAAGCATAATACTGACATCGTGAAAAATGTAATGATTACAGAGCAAACAGACGACTATACTATAAGAGCTAAGACAGGTTGGACAAGAGAAAACAATACCAATACAGGATGGTGGACAGGGTATGTTGAAGCCAAAAAGGGGACTTATATTTTTGCAACAAGAATTCTTCAAAATAGAAAAATGAATAGGTCAGATTTCGGTAATTGCAGAAAAGAAATCACCAAAAAAGTATTTAAAGACTTGAATATAATTTAAAAGAATGCCAGCAGGTAACAGCACCTACCCAAAAGTGGCGGTTCAGTTGTTAAATCAAGCTTTGTGCATCTATCAAAGTTTGTGCTTGGTTGACAGTGAACCGCTTCGAAATCGCCACCTTCGGGTAGCTGCAAAACGTTGTACGACATAGTAAAACCGAACCAAACAAAATGAAAGTCAGAGAAGAAAAGTTAAGAACAATTATAGAATGGTCGGAGAAAAACGAAGATGTAAGAGTTCTTCTTCTGACAAGTTCACTTGTAAATCCTTTAGCACTTGTTGACGAATTTAGTGATTTAGACATTGAATTTGTTTTTGAGGATAATACAAATTACATTTCAGACAAAAGCTGGACGCTTAAATTCGGAAATCCAATTGCTATGATTGAAGAAGACGAAAGTTGTTTTAACCATAAACACGCAATGAAAATGCTACTTTATGAAGACGGTGTGAAAGTAGATTTTAAACTTTACAGCAAATCAAAATTTATAAAGGAAACGCAAGAGAAAGAATTACCAGAAGATTGGGATATTGGTTATAAAATTTTAATTGATAAAGATGGTATTACAAAGCAAATGCTGAAACCAACTTATCAAATTTCCATTATCAAAAAACCGTCTGAAAAAGAGTTTCAAAATCTAATAAACGATTTTTGGTGGGACACAACTTACGTGGCAAAGTGTCTTGTGAGAGATGAAATATTCTATGCGAAATTTATGTCGGAAACCGTTATTCGCACAGAATATTTAATTCCTTTAATTGAATGGCACATTGCAAGTGAACACAATTGGAACATAACGACCAATAAATATGGACGACTTTTCAAAAAGTATCTTAACCAGGAAATGTGGGCTAAAACAGAACAAACATTTTCAGGGAGCAATATAAAGGAAAATTGGACTGCTCTATTTTCAATGACTGATTTAGTTTCAGAAATAGGAACTGAATTGTCAAAAAAATTAGAGTACAAATACCCGGATAAATTAGAAAATGACATACGAAAATATTTAGCTGGACTAAAACCCAAAACATAACTACGTCGTACAATAACTAAGTTTTCGTCTTGTCCGAAGGACACGAGATGAAAACCCTGTTGAGCGGAACCTTCGGGAGCTTTTAACAGTTTTTTCAAACACTATGGGTTTATCGTAAAGTTTTTAGAAGATATTTCAAGAGAACAGGACGTTCTCTTTTTTTTAGGCATTCGTTTTTGGCGAACTTTGTCGGTTTTATCGTGTTTTCCTTCACGTTGGGACATAATTTCCCTTACCCAAAAATCTATTTTTTAGGCGTTGGCTGACTTTGGCTCATTTCCAAAAACCATTGTGGCGGCCCCCTCAAATCAAACATTGCAATGGTGACTAAATTCCCTGTTTTACAACAACTGCATTTCGGTTGAAACGGCTTTGGCAAAGGTTTTTCTTTGGGCTGGATGCCTAATTTTTGTTGCAGTTTTTTAAGCTTAATTCGTTTCCAAGTGCTGCTCAAAAAACCATAATGACGGATTTTCACAAATCTTTTCGGCAAAATATGCATCGCAAAACGGCGGATAAACTCTTCATGGCTTAAAACCATCTGCTTTTTGATGCCTTTTTGACGGTAATCTTTGTAATCGAACGTTACTGTTTTATCATCAATTCCCCTAATTCTACCATTGCTGATGGCAATTTTGTGGGTGTATCTGCCCAAATATTCCACCACAGATTTTGGGCTTCCAAATGGCTTTTTGGCGTAAACTACCCAAGGTTTTTCCCACAGACTTTGCCTGATTTTTTCGTATTCATTTTCTTGATTTTCATTGAATTTATCCTTTAAATTAGCTTTCAGTTTCTCACAAAATTTAGCCCTGAAAACCTTGCTCAAAGCCTTTACCGGAAACAAAAATTTACCGTCATTTTTGATGTTTTTCCAAGCTCCGTTTTCATCCACGCCACCACCCGGAACAATGCAGTGCAAATGCGGATGAAGACTCAAATTCTGTCCCCAAGTGTGCAAAACAGCAATCATTCCCATTTGGAGATTTTTGTTTTTGCCAAACGTTTGAAGCGTTTCCCAAGCCGATTCAAATAAAATATCATACAACATCTTGGGCTCGTGAAGCGCTGTTTTGTTCAATACTTCAGGAAGCGTAAAAACTACGTGAAAATAAGGCACAGGAAGCAGTTC from Chryseobacterium indologenes encodes the following:
- a CDS encoding IS91 family transposase yields the protein MRGFKTIKKQPTQPQSQPQYEVADVLNKLGSKLEDLGLNSWQLRTLFALKKCRTSTLGGHIDACDECGNISISYNSCRNRHCPKCQGRNREDWIQTRETELLPVPYFHVVFTLPEVLNKTALHEPKMLYDILFESAWETLQTFGKNKNLQMGMIAVLHTWGQNLSLHPHLHCIVPGGGVDENGAWKNIKNDGKFLFPVKALSKVFRAKFCEKLKANLKDKFNENQENEYEKIRQSLWEKPWVVYAKKPFGSPKSVVEYLGRYTHKIAISNGRIRGIDDKTVTFDYKDYRQKGIKKQMVLSHEEFIRRFAMHILPKRFVKIRHYGFLSSTWKRIKLKKLQQKLGIQPKEKPLPKPFQPKCSCCKTGNLVTIAMFDLRGPPQWFLEMSQSQPTPKK
- a CDS encoding AadS family aminoglycoside 6-adenylyltransferase, whose product is MKVREEKLRTIIEWSEKNEDVRVLLLTSSLVNPLALVDEFSDLDIEFVFEDNTNYISDKSWTLKFGNPIAMIEEDESCFNHKHAMKMLLYEDGVKVDFKLYSKSKFIKETQEKELPEDWDIGYKILIDKDGITKQMLKPTYQISIIKKPSEKEFQNLINDFWWDTTYVAKCLVRDEIFYAKFMSETVIRTEYLIPLIEWHIASEHNWNITTNKYGRLFKKYLNQEMWAKTEQTFSGSNIKENWTALFSMTDLVSEIGTELSKKLEYKYPDKLENDIRKYLAGLKPKT
- the blaOXA gene encoding OXA-1327 family class D beta-lactamase, whose product is MKSKSLFSFIVTLFLIYGCSSNRQADGKSNILAKNDINIRGDFQNYFDSCGVDGSIAIYDVEGQKWIVSDTVGIEIETLPASTFKIINLLIALETNTIKDENEIVKWVGSTDTIKYGYRPEIYHDMPVKEAFESSAGWVFVELAKKIGKDTYKKYLTESKYGNNNLSQTEADFWNFGNFGISPKNQVEFLKSLYEEKLPFSKHNTDIVKNVMITEQTDDYTIRAKTGWTRENNTNTGWWTGYVEAKKGTYIFATRILQNRKMNRSDFGNCRKEITKKVFKDLNII